A window of Melospiza melodia melodia isolate bMelMel2 chromosome Z, bMelMel2.pri, whole genome shotgun sequence contains these coding sequences:
- the LOC134432557 gene encoding serine/threonine-protein kinase PAK 3-like — MGSVTKPAAAAAASSKGDFSPRPEKWSQGSLFTSRTDPAAAQQQEVEGDSLELLRKIVNKENPRMKYTKLEYIGSGTFGDVCRAVDNATGGEVAIKKINLKGLRKKKLKVNELMVMKINRNPNLVNYLDSYLVGDELWLVMEFMDGGTLSDIISKTCLSEDQMAAIFQECLRGLYFLHSNHVIYRDVKSCNILLRTNGSVKLADFGLFAQLTPEQSRRSSVAGTSGWLAPEVVTGQPYGPKVDIWSLGIVGIEMVEREVPCRNAVPVSAQLLTARGERPQLRQPNRFSSCLRDFLSCCLQIDVKCRWSAKELLKHPFIRSAKPPCILAPLINAIKKKKEEWRKKM; from the exons ATGGGCTCTGTCACcaaacctgctgcagcagcagcagcatcgtcTAAAGGAGACTTTTCTCCCCGACCTGAGAAGTGGAGCCAGGGCAGTTTGTTCACCTCCCgcactgacccagctgctgctcagcaacaggaggtCGAGGGTGACTCTCTGGAGCTACTGA ggaaaaTAGTAAACAAGGAAAATCCCAGGATGAAATACACCAAACTGGAatatattggcagtgg gacttttggggATGTGTGCAGAGCAGTTGACAATGCCActggaggagag gtggccataaagaaaataaatctaaaaggactgaggaagaagaaattaaaagtcaatgaactcatggtcatgaaaaTTAATaggaatcccaacctggtcaactatttagacag ctaccttgtgggtgatgAACTTTGGCTAGTAATGGAGttcatggatggaggcactctgagcgaCATCATCAGCAAGACTTGCCTGTCTGAAGACCAGATGGCAGCCATCTTTcaggag TGCCTGCGAGGACTGTATTTTCTTCACTCAAACCATGTGATCTACCGAGATGTGAAGAGctgcaacatccttctcagaaccaatggttctgtcaagctgg ctgactttggcctctttgctcagctcacccctgagcagagcagacggagCTCTGTGGCCGGCACttctgggtggctggcgcctgaagtggtgacaggccaaccatatggccccaaagtggacatatggtctttgggaatcgtgggcatcgaaatggtggaacgagaagttccttgcAGGAATGCAGTTCCTGTTTCG GCACAACTCTTGACAGCCAGGGGAGAGAgaccacagctgcggcagcccaacaGATTCTCgtcttgcctgcgtgacttcctgagctgctgcctgcagatagATGTGAAGTgtcgctggtctgccaaggagctcctgaag catccatttatacgttcagccaagccaccatgtATCCTAGCACCGCTCATCAACGCAATCaaaaagaagaaggaggagtggagaaaaaaaatgtaa